A window of the Lactobacillus gasseri ATCC 33323 = JCM 1131 genome harbors these coding sequences:
- a CDS encoding MFS transporter yields the protein MNIFLTNKNYRRFSIASFLSSAGDILFYLAFMTYASKLKNYSLALSLIAISESLPKLFTIFGGYFADKTQHKFKNIFLSAIIRCVLYGIVGLLFISNVNQWSLVIIVVTINLISDTFGAYSSGLVSPLVVDLVGKDHFGEAEGFTNGVNEVINIAAQFIGSALLLIMSYSSLAFLNAVSFLLAGILFASVGLRQKSIASLKSHEINTQSFLVTMKASFKQVKKQTGLLEVVLIVAVLNGSLSSMGSLIPIMIAAHKTAMVISRYSFTIALMGVVVACGAALGSMFGTQLFKKFTIFSMTILATLIALMTTFAIFATSIYLVLGLYFLLALTASATSIKLTQWLVTSVEHKILASTVGLLNTILIASAPLMTTILTTVSGATNIRYALILLVALEVITFLVELKVSHKVKVASIISSVKE from the coding sequence ATGAATATATTTTTAACTAATAAAAATTATCGTAGATTTTCAATTGCTAGTTTTCTTTCTAGCGCAGGTGATATTCTTTTCTACTTGGCATTTATGACTTATGCAAGTAAATTAAAAAACTATTCTTTAGCACTTTCATTAATTGCCATTTCAGAGTCTTTACCTAAATTATTTACAATTTTTGGCGGTTACTTTGCAGATAAAACGCAACATAAATTTAAAAATATATTTTTAAGCGCCATTATTCGTTGTGTTTTATATGGCATCGTTGGACTGCTATTTATCAGTAATGTCAATCAATGGAGTTTAGTAATTATTGTTGTAACAATTAATTTGATTTCAGATACATTTGGAGCTTATTCCAGCGGATTAGTTTCACCATTAGTCGTTGATCTAGTAGGAAAAGATCATTTCGGAGAAGCAGAGGGCTTTACTAATGGGGTTAATGAAGTTATTAATATAGCAGCACAGTTTATAGGTTCAGCATTGCTGCTAATTATGTCATACTCATCCCTTGCGTTTTTGAATGCTGTTTCATTTTTACTTGCTGGAATTTTGTTTGCGAGTGTGGGACTGAGACAAAAATCTATTGCGTCGCTTAAAAGCCATGAAATTAATACTCAATCTTTTTTGGTAACAATGAAGGCGTCTTTCAAGCAAGTTAAAAAGCAGACTGGCCTTTTAGAGGTTGTCCTGATTGTTGCAGTTTTGAATGGATCGCTAAGTTCAATGGGATCATTAATTCCAATTATGATAGCGGCTCATAAAACAGCAATGGTAATTTCAAGATATAGTTTTACGATTGCTTTGATGGGTGTAGTAGTAGCTTGCGGAGCTGCTTTGGGAAGTATGTTTGGTACGCAGTTGTTTAAGAAATTCACAATTTTTTCTATGACAATTCTAGCCACTTTAATCGCTTTAATGACCACTTTTGCGATTTTTGCAACTAGTATCTATCTTGTTTTAGGATTGTATTTTTTATTAGCATTAACAGCCAGCGCAACTTCAATCAAATTGACACAATGGCTAGTAACGTCCGTCGAGCATAAGATTTTAGCTTCTACTGTCGGTCTATTAAACACTATTTTGATTGCGTCTGCTCCCTTGATGACTACTATTTTAACAACTGTTTCAGGTGCAACCAATATAAGATATGCCCTTATTTTGCTTGTAGCTTTAGAAGTAATTACTTTTTTGGTAGAACTTAAAGTAAGTCATAAAGTAAAAGTAGCCTCAATCATATCTTCTGTAAAGGAGTGA
- a CDS encoding ClC family H(+)/Cl(-) exchange transporter — MRYGEKSNLKLMLQALCVGLIAGVVVGFFRYGIGKTEAFWLDLFKKSHQNPLWFIVIVAGLALTGIIAGYFVKQYPHVGGSGIPEVKLQMQGKLTLQWWPILWRKLIGGIMVIGTGLFLGPEGPSLQLGSTIGQGVGQGFKQTKTNSRVLLATGAASGLSAAFGAPLSGALFVLEEIFHNFSPRVWMNALVGAIASNFVVSNLFGQKPALALAYNHSFPMPLYWHLVLLGLILGLLGHLYKLGLFNLKKFYAKITFIPRWLHGLIPLVILMPIMYYLPLITGPGNHLILSLPKSIAYSSWNLVGMLAIFYVIRIAFSIVSYDSGLPSGIFLPILTMGALIGATYGLFMVQLGLLPQKLVINLIIFAMAGYFAAIIRAPFTAIILITEMVGSLLHLMPLAVVAFIALLVDQLLGGRPIYDSLAAAMEPKSGEKGLCGEEDQISIPVYESSKLVDEKIEDVKWPDDTLIKVIHRGSQDIIPHGDTVIAAGDLLVLAVDQNRRGQVYDAIKKLQGVELDG; from the coding sequence ATGAGATACGGGGAAAAAAGCAATCTCAAATTAATGCTGCAAGCATTATGCGTGGGATTAATTGCTGGAGTTGTAGTGGGATTTTTTAGATATGGAATTGGTAAAACCGAAGCTTTTTGGCTCGATTTATTTAAGAAGTCGCACCAAAATCCATTATGGTTTATTGTAATCGTAGCAGGACTGGCATTAACTGGCATAATTGCAGGATATTTTGTTAAACAATATCCGCACGTTGGTGGGTCTGGTATTCCGGAAGTTAAATTACAAATGCAAGGAAAATTAACTTTGCAATGGTGGCCGATTTTGTGGCGAAAGTTAATCGGCGGCATTATGGTTATTGGAACAGGCTTGTTTTTAGGACCAGAAGGACCATCGCTTCAATTAGGTTCCACAATTGGTCAAGGAGTCGGCCAAGGCTTTAAGCAAACTAAAACAAATTCACGAGTTTTGCTAGCAACAGGTGCTGCCAGTGGTTTATCAGCTGCTTTTGGTGCCCCTTTAAGTGGTGCGTTGTTTGTTTTAGAGGAAATTTTTCATAATTTTTCGCCACGTGTGTGGATGAATGCCTTGGTGGGTGCGATTGCCTCGAACTTTGTTGTATCTAACTTATTTGGTCAAAAACCAGCTTTAGCTTTAGCTTACAATCATTCCTTCCCAATGCCACTTTATTGGCATTTAGTGTTATTAGGACTTATTTTGGGGCTTTTAGGACACTTATATAAATTGGGCTTGTTTAATTTAAAAAAGTTTTATGCAAAAATCACTTTTATTCCGCGCTGGCTACACGGATTAATCCCACTAGTGATCTTAATGCCGATTATGTATTATTTGCCACTAATTACTGGACCAGGTAATCATTTGATTTTGTCTTTGCCTAAGTCAATTGCTTATAGCAGTTGGAATTTAGTAGGGATGCTGGCGATTTTTTATGTAATTAGAATTGCATTTTCAATTGTTTCTTATGATTCGGGTCTGCCGAGCGGCATCTTTTTACCAATTTTAACAATGGGTGCTTTAATTGGCGCAACTTACGGTCTATTTATGGTGCAGCTGGGATTATTGCCACAAAAATTAGTTATTAATTTAATTATTTTTGCCATGGCTGGTTATTTTGCAGCAATTATTCGAGCACCATTTACAGCGATTATTTTAATTACTGAAATGGTCGGATCGCTGTTACATTTAATGCCGTTAGCTGTTGTAGCATTTATTGCTTTGTTAGTTGACCAATTACTTGGCGGCCGTCCAATTTATGATAGCTTAGCGGCTGCTATGGAGCCAAAATCTGGTGAAAAGGGATTGTGCGGCGAAGAAGATCAAATTTCAATCCCAGTCTATGAAAGCAGTAAATTAGTCGATGAAAAGATAGAAGATGTTAAATGGCCGGATGATACCTTAATTAAAGTTATTCATCGCGGCAGTCAAGATATTATTCCTCACGGAGACACTGTGATTGCAGCTGGCGATTTATTAGTGCTAGCTGTTGATCAAAATCGACGCGGACAAGTCTATGATGCAATTAAAAAATTGCAAGGTGTCGAATTAGATGGATAG